The genomic stretch aaatacatgtcagGTCATGAAAGATTTTAATATGTCTAATGGTGATGGTggaaaacttatttaattaagcctgtttattgagaaataaatttttcaaaattttatataaaaatctataaaattaatggcATTAGATTcatgtattatattttaatccGTGAGTGTTATAAATCTGACTATGCCCGGAATGCGATGGCAAGAGACTCCGGGCTTGGCACTTTTAGGAAAAAACACACATTAGGCCTACCATGTTGGCTTAGCAATGCACAAACCATTGGACATAACAGCTCTTGCCGGACTAGATGATGCATGTGCCTCTTGTACTGCCAAGCTTACACATTGGGTTGACGCCATCTGCCAAACCCTGTATTTGGGTTTGACTTAtaacttgatattaatatattaaaataattcaaaaaaattttaaaaaataaaaataaaaaattttggtaataatggcaaacaaactcttaagagctttttattttttgtattttttaaaagtgttttttttaattattttttttatttgttttaaattattttaatgtattaatattaaaaataattttataaaaaaataattttaatatatttttaaataaaaaataattttaaaaacaaccttaAAACAATCTCAATTCTCAACTACCTTGTTGTTCCGCTAAATTTTGCGATGAACATGTGGCGCCGCCAGAACTGACAAGGCGGTCAATTCTCACCCAGGAAAGAGGGGATGGATTTAAATAAGTGGTTTCAATTTTCACACGCATTTGtgtccattaaaaaataaaatttaatgggTGATAACATGGCCCGTTATCACGCTTTTTCATGCTCGCAGTGCTGGAGCCCTGCTGTCTTCATTCCGTTTGAAAATGTGATTAGTTTTACGGGAGTTTCTTTGATAAcagaattcaaaataattattttataaaaagtaattttagatgggttaaaatatatattttattaaaattatagttgaaattaaaattaaataaaaaataatttaatatatttggttaaaaatacttttttaaattgagttataaaataattaaaaagatatatattaacattgatagtttttaatttaaatattatagatttagcTAGGactattacattataaaataaataatattttatataaaatattttttattatttcattaaactatttacaattTCAACAAGTATAAAATACATTCGACAAGGATTGCAGTTTTTATGGTTTCCTGAGcatgtaataatataaaataaaatattattctgaacAAAATTAAGATtgtatcaaattttataaatgttattttatgtaatttacaTAATGATCTGAATAAtatcaaaaactaattttttaaataaaatataattaaaattaaaaaaaaatttccaaatcaaacctatctaatatatttaaatttggaTTAGATCCAATCTAGTCGTAAATAATGGAGAGTGAAACTCTTCGTTATTAGGATCGTAGGAGAAGGGCAGAAGCAGCTTGAAGCTGTTTTCCACACGAACTTGtgtttaaaacataaatataattgaattccacaaataataaattaatttcaacattaactaaatatattatttatataatttattttaaaactaaaaactacCGCGTAAACAGACACCCTCAAAGTTAGATAGTGGCATGACCCAGCTTATAGGAAGTCAATTCCTGGGCTCGCATTTCCAACTCGAGCAAGTGGCTTGGTGAGACGACAAAAGAGTTTACTGGCTAAGAGGTAGACTAATGACTCGTTTGATTGACCCCACAACACTTTTTTTATACATGATCTGTGCATATTTAATTGGATCCAATCCTccactagttttatttttattgtcccgttctgttttttttaaatccaaaaacaacaTGCCAAAATGTAttgttgtaattaaaaaaaataaaacttcaaccATACGGAATTGACAGCATTAATTTCAACCACTTTACAAGTTCACTCGTATATATTTCAAGACCATCAATcactatatttatatattttaaaacccgAGACTAcagatataaaaattgaaatccaattttcttgcatttaattcgagtttaaaaatggtttttgaTTTTGTACGACTCCTCCGAGGTTCAAGGGATTATACTAATTTTGGACAACGTTTCAAGGATCCAGTCGTAATTATTTCTTACTCCCAGAAGTCATTACCTTGTTTTTAATTAGGAAAATGACgtttaagcattaaaaaaacaaaaggaaaaggaacgaAAGAAAAAAACGCAGGtcgacaaaataaaaaaacacaagtcaCGTAATGAGTCCAATCAAAGTTAACGTCCTGTttagtatttataaaaaaattatatttttttattttaaattaatattttttaatatttcaaaacattttaatggattaatataaaaaaatattttaatatttttctatattaaaacactttaaaaaccaaCCTAACCATAATCTCAAAACACCCATAACTGATAATGATATTAGGCACACAAAGCACGTTATTAATGCCAAGCAAATTGCTGACGCAGAAGGGTTCCACAAGCTGTTCATAATTtgtaaaaggaaaaagaaaagtcaCAGGTCAAGAAGCGGAGACTTGTATTAAGTTATGGCTTCTGGCGGACTCACCTTCTATGCCAAAGCGTGTGCAGAAACAGGGACGCGTTCAAAACCAGGAGAGACTCGGAAGACAAGAGTAACAGGAGACCGGGGGGTCTGCCTTGAGCGACATCCATGCTAAAAGAGCGAGCGAGTTTTAAAAGTGGGTGGGCATCTCCTTCTCACTTTTTTAGAACGAGTCTCTTATATTAATCTCAAATGCTACACACGGCTTCTTACACGTTAGGCACgcggtttaatttatatatatagcttatgTCGGCCATCTCCTAGCTCCCCAACAATTGTCCATCTGCTGCGTCGAACCATCAATTGCCATTAGCAGCAGCcgccaacacacacacacacacacacacaaaacaaaaaaacaagaacgaGGTCACCATTTGATAATGCCACTCGACATGCCTGCTCCAACTCCACCGTTACGTCTGGCGCCTCGTTGGATCCCTAAACGAGGCCAAGTTCTGAAGGATTCATTAAGGAAAAtgtcctctttctttggactctgttTTGGAAAGTAGAGCCTCTTCCATTCATCAGCAACAAGGGCTGTTTCTTCTTGATGCCATCTTGCTCTCGTTACTTCTTCGATTTTTGCGAGAGGCGTTTCTTTAACTTGGTTGCTGTAGgccttttttgaattttgtttttcgaTTTCTAGCTACTAGCTAGGTATAATGATCAATGAGTCTTCAAAGTGAGTTGATTAGTTAATAATGGGTCTATCGTGGGAGTTATAGAAGGAAAGCAATCTCACTCGTTTCTCCGATCCCGGGAATGGAGGTGCTTGGAAATGAAGAACAATTGGGAGGTTTTGGGGGTCACAGATAGATGTTAGTTAAGTTTTTGCTGAACTTGTTTGCTCGAGGACCAATGAGGTTCTTATGAACTTGGTGTCCTGTTTTTCAACGAGGAATGCTCTGGACAGGGAACCCTGTTCAAACATTTTATCCCCTGTAACGTTGATTGTTTTTCACTGATGACAATAATTTGcaatttgcatttttctttccCGACTTGTTGCATTGATTGCAGCTTAGAACTTTAGAAGCAGACCCTGTTTCCGGCGGGAGCATTGAAAACCCATGCAGTCATTTTGGTTTCCACGTGGGAAGCAGCGATTGGTGAACAAACTAAAGCGGAAAAGTGAAAATTATCTAGAAAGTTATTTTGCCGTCATCTTTGATTCTGGTGGAATCCAAATGGTGCTTAATCAGATTCGCCATTCTCCATCACATGCCCAAACTAGACTCTCTAGGGTgaaataaagagaagaaatcAAGTCCCAAATCACGAGTGTGTGTGCACGCGAGCTGAATTGGAAATTCGAAGTTTAGGGATGACGGGTTGAATCTGGATCAATTACGTGTAACATTTAATTCCGATCGAATCATATTACATGAATGAGTAATGACTAATTTGTGTTCAGTATCTTGTTTAATTTATGTTCGAATCATTTAATTCAATCTCTTTCCGACTAGACAATAAACCAAGCTCGGAGCACCATTACCACTGCCAAGTGGACTAACACCCtcagataaatatataaaggaGACATCTCTACGATGTCACCCTAGATTGTAATGGTGAGAAACCTGAGCTACTGTAGCGAAACAACTTTTTCAAGCTTTGGGTTTCTAAATTAACCCTCGAATCCAATTTTGATTGAATCATAGATAGTTTTTGTGGTGCGAATAATTAAGCTGTTTAGCATTTCATACATTTTCTCAGCGGGCAAACACAATCCAGTTCACCTAACTAAAACAAGATAGAAAACATAATAAGAAGCAGTAAGAGGTTTCGAGAGATACCCGTCCTCGGATTAGGATAACAACGTGAGACGCAGAGAAGAGTTTCGGGGACTGTTGTAATGCAGAGACCGGAAACCCTTCAATTTCTTTCAGCCTTGGACAAACGATCGAACGAGGATCTATGGTCTCGAAACATATCCCGAGTACTGGGCTTCTTACCCTTAAGTGTTTGGGCTTAAGTAGAAAACCACCAAGTGGCCCCCTGTGCTCATGGGAGAGGCTGTTACATGCTTAGGACCCAAGCTAGCACGTATCGGCCTTCTTACATTTACTCCAAGACTGATCTGTCATCATGGCAGGCCTTTTTGACATCATCGATCGACAAAGTAAAATGAGGAGATTGAttaacatatattattattgtttcctGAGAGATTTTTCATGGGTGAATCCCAATTGCaataacaaaatcataaaagaatCAAATCCTCTTCGTTTGGGATTTGGAAAAGGAGAAAGTGGAAAATATTCTCACGTATACctaggtttttcttcttttgtttttccaccTCTCCTTTCGACAAGTTAaattataaagagagaaaaaaataaagaacaaggCTACATGCTTTGAACAACTTTCTTTTAAACCAGTTTACAAGAAAATTATTCTCAAATGCTTAGTTCGGAGTGGTGAACAGAAAAACTCATAAATGTATAGACTCAATTATGAACGAATTGTCTGAAAGACATGTTGGAAAAGGATACAATTTTAGTATGATCCAAAATATCTTCATCTTAAGGATTAAGAAAATTACAAGAAGATTTCCTTTTCCTCTCATGACTGCAGTAGTGgattaaaaatgaataacatttcaatttaattataacaGATTTATTGACACTATAAACCAGTTTTCCTGATGAAATTCACATTTTACTTTATCACAAGTCACAAGAAAATATGGTACTTGCTCCCTTTCCATGTGTCACGCAAGATATCTACAATTCGAAAGCCAAAATATCCCTTCTTGCTTGAATATTTGACACCTTATAGATTACTAGAAAGATTGTAATTTCATTGGACGAGCATAGCATTCAGacagaacaaataaaaagtttgaaatttaaaCTAAGCAGACAGTTAATTAGCAGGCATGATGGGCATAAATCTAACAGGGGTCTACCTTAATCAGGTCTTTTTGCAATGAAAACAAACATGCCTATAAAAGTCAAGCTTCTTCACCCAACCAATAGAGATCATTGTTGCGATAAAGAGACAAAACCCTAATCGACATCACTCTTTGTCACACCCCACTAAATTCCAACCACTGAGGTGGGAATTTTGCCTTCCAGCTAGCTGTGAAGTGTCCCCAGCTAGTCGTGTTCCGTCTGCCTCAAGTCATCACCGCTCTAATGCTGCTACAAATTCTGATATTCGGAGGTCAAAGGGATTTAAGGGTGGTGATCTAGGTTACAAATTGTGACGAGAGATAAATGGGACAGTTAGGTCATTGAAAGGGTTCCAGATGTTGCCTGTTGTATTGGCCTTCGTTACTTTTTTGAATGTGGTAGGTGTTGACCTAGGTAGAAATAAGATATAATAGCACATGAAGAATTTATCTAACTACCACAAATCATACTTGACGAATGATTGAAGCCCTATATGAATTTTATAAGCTACTACTGACCTATCTTCCCAAGTCTGGCTTAGAAATCTGTATCCActacaaaaagattttttagctaaaatctagctaaaatataaagaatatggGTGTGGATAAGTACTTGATAGCATGAGATATTGATTACAttgttctttaatatatttttacagaAGAGAGGCCATCGATGATCTGATATGTCTTGGACCATGTTTTATAAAGAAAGAGTTGATATTAAACTTGAATAAtagactaatatatatataatacaagaGGCACTCAGATTTGGGAATAATATTTAACCAGTCCAATTATTTCTTTCCTATCATAAAGTCAAAAGATCAGATGTTATTCCGATTGCTGAAGAAAATGTAATATACACATTAGGTAAGGAACCGttacttaattctcaatcatacCGGCCCCCTTTTCCACCCATCGTGATTTCTCCAATGTTGATGTTTTGAGTATCAGTATAATAATCTGCCGATCAGCCTATATTTGAATCTCATTGTCCTATTGATCGTTTGTATTATGAACTTCAAAGCATGCATGCGTTATAGAAGGTAGGTTTTGTAGAATTCAGAACCTAACAGAAGCCAAAATAAACGCTACATCATAAATTGAGAGATGAACTCATGATGATTTGCAAGGAAATATGGATTGGTTAAGAAAGCTAATTAATCCTAAGTTATTTGTTAAGAATCGTAGATTTAAGTAATATTAGAGGTGATGCATGATAGCACCGAGCTGCCATTGTTTCGTCGCTAGGACCTTTGCAGTAGTAGCAGACCATGCCAAATAGAATAGCAGAACGCATTGCTCGAGTGTCTTTGTCAGATAAGATAGCCACTCTTGGTTTTGGATAATGGACATGGCttttacttttctctctcttatttcttttcCGTTCTTCCTTtcacttttttccttttttcccttACACTCTTCCATTTGAGTTCAGACCATAAAAATGTTGTATCGTTGTTGCGTTCAGCAACTTTTGAGCACTAGCATAGCCATCCTGCCAATATACAGAAAATAGTGACCATAACTCTGTAAAAGAAAACCATTTTACAAGCATATCATTTTCTATACAATTCAAACAGACAACGCATGACCTAAGCACAGAAAATAAGCAGCAGGACTAGTACTTCTCCTCTTTAACCTTTCGTTCTAATAATAGTGATTGTGCCTCTCCCTTGCGTGTGAATTCTTGTAAGGGCTACTACAGCTTTGCCAGAAAGACCTGGGCCATCAGCAGATACACATGGCCTACACGCAAAATCCCCTACCGGATGTCTTACCGGCCTTGTCGGTGGCATCAAGATCCTCTCATTGATATCGTTTATGGTCATGTCCCCTTCTACCCCACCTGGTTTCACTAGTGCAAATGGATACACCACCCTTGTTGCCACCCTCTTCCTTCTCTTATTCTCACGATCATCTAAAGCACAaaacactaataataataagaaactAACCATAATGTTAACAATAGCCTTATAATTCAACCATAATTCTcttaaaaggaaacaaaaaaaataaccccgGGGATACCCAGCTAACCCTAAAACCCAAGAAATGGAAACCGACAGTACATAATTAAtatacaaaaggaaaaaaaaaaaagaagaagaaaaggttatctgggtgtgagagagagagagagagagataccgGCAGAATGAGGgaagttttctttttcaaaaaaggaGTTTGTGGCAGCCAAGTCTTTgtaagaagatgatgatgaataatCAAGAGTTTCCGGGGCTGATATTTTCTCTCCTGGTGTTGTTATCTCAGAGATAACATTTGCTTCGTCACTAGTGTTGCTCACTGACGTGCTCACGAGCTCATCTACaactatattaattaatcaagagAAACAAATTATATCCGGCTCCCATAATATTTAATAAGGATAAACGTTATTCATCCATGTAACATTATTTAAGAACAAATTACAAGCAGCTGAAAATCATACCTGAAGGTCCACGAAAACCAGTAATGTGGCTCATGCAACTAAAATTCTCTGACATTAATTCCCAGTCGTCAAAGTTTTCTTCATTCCAGTTGCTCTGCTCGTACgcaaaacattaaaaaccactcattatataatattaaaccaTTACGAACCTTATATCTTAAAGAGCGCAGGATATTATTAGATTGAAACCCCTATATAGCTAATTATacattatatttaaattcaaattgtgAAATAAATTACCTCTGGAAGGTGATTTGATTTTTCGGATTGATCATCATGATCGGTAGCGAACAACAGCAAGCGTCTTCGTTTGGATGGCTCGTTAAATTCAAGCAGAGCATCTTCTAAGTACCCGGTTGAAAAATCAGACTctggagaagagaaaaatggtAAAGCTCTTGTTTCCATGGCAGTGACATAAACACGTTATTCACATCATGAGTAGGGTTTAAATTACCCAAGATAAGCGTTGTGGACAAAAACTGTAGTATAAAGGAACAAATAATTAacggaaaaaaaagaaaagcagaatCAGACATCGTACGTACCTAAAGACATGTCCGCTCTGAGAACTCCGAGGCTTTGTAGATCCCAACCTAGGGAAGAGAGGCCTGCACCACCAATGCTTTTGTAATAAGCCATGGAGTGAAGCTCAAAACAAGCCCGTATTTTTGTCTCTGTATAGTTATTTTGACACACGATCATTTCATACGGGGCAGTGGTGACCTGGTGTCCTGGCGAGCCATATACACCAGAATGATGCAAATTGGTGCTATTTATTGACGTAGTGCTTGTAGAAAAAGAGTAAGAATTATGGTAGTATGAATTTAGAAGCAGCATTCAGTCAACGGCAAGCAAGAGAAAAGCCATTGTTTCTTGGGATATGGGAAATGGGGTCGCTCTTTCGTATTATTTCCTGGTGTTTGTATACGTGTAAGGGTTAATCATGGTGGGGGGGCCAGAACCGAATTATGGCGAAGGTTATCATTTTGCTATTGTTTGGTGCATGTAAATGTCTCT from Populus alba chromosome 8, ASM523922v2, whole genome shotgun sequence encodes the following:
- the LOC118054768 gene encoding uncharacterized protein produces the protein MLLLNSYYHNSYSFSTSTTSINSTNLHHSGVYGSPGHQVTTAPYEMIVCQNNYTETKIRACFELHSMAYYKSIGGAGLSSLGWDLQSLGVLRADMSLESDFSTGYLEDALLEFNEPSKRRRLLLFATDHDDQSEKSNHLPESNWNEENFDDWELMSENFSCMSHITGFRGPSVVDELVSTSVSNTSDEANVISEITTPGEKISAPETLDYSSSSSYKDLAATNSFFEKENFPHSADDRENKRRKRVATRVVYPFALVKPGGVEGDMTINDINERILMPPTRPVRHPVGDFACRPCVSADGPGLSGKAVVALTRIHTQGRGTITIIRTKG